One Pantoea trifolii DNA segment encodes these proteins:
- the ilvC gene encoding ketol-acid reductoisomerase: MANYFNTLNLRNQLAQLGKCRFMSRDEFADGASFLKGKKVVIVGCGAQGLNQGLNMRDSGLDVAYALRAEAIAEKRASFRKATDNGFKVGTYEELIPQADLVVNLTPDKQHSAVVQAVQPLMKDGAALGYSHGFNIVEVGETIRKDITVVMVAPKCPGTEVREEYKRGFGVPTLIAVHPENDPKGEGMAIAKAWAAATGGDRAGVLESSFVAEVKSDLMGEQTILCGMLQAGSLLCFDKLVAEGHDAAYTEKLIQFGWETITESLKFGGITLMMDRLSNPAKIRAYALSEQLKTIMAPLFQKHMDDIISGEFSSGMMADWANDDKNLLTWREETGATAFENAPQFDGKIEEQEYYDKGVVMVAMVKAGVELAFETMVDAGIIEESAYYESLHELPLIANTIARKRLYEMNVVISDTAEYGNYLFSFAAVPLLKEFMTTLQPGDLGKAIEGTQVDNAQLRDVNEAVRQHPIESVGRKLRGYMTDMKRIAVAG, encoded by the coding sequence ATGGCTAATTACTTCAACACATTGAATCTGCGCAACCAGTTAGCGCAGTTAGGCAAATGTCGTTTCATGTCACGCGACGAATTCGCAGATGGCGCTAGCTTCCTGAAAGGCAAGAAAGTGGTCATCGTTGGTTGTGGTGCTCAGGGTCTGAACCAGGGCCTGAACATGCGTGATTCTGGTCTGGACGTGGCGTATGCCCTGCGTGCTGAAGCGATTGCTGAGAAGCGTGCCTCTTTCCGCAAAGCTACCGATAACGGCTTCAAAGTGGGGACTTACGAAGAGCTGATCCCACAGGCCGATCTGGTGGTTAACCTGACGCCAGACAAGCAGCACTCTGCTGTGGTTCAGGCTGTTCAGCCGCTGATGAAAGATGGCGCTGCGCTGGGTTACTCACACGGTTTCAATATCGTTGAAGTGGGCGAAACCATCCGTAAAGACATCACCGTCGTGATGGTGGCACCGAAGTGCCCGGGTACTGAAGTACGTGAAGAGTACAAGCGTGGTTTCGGTGTTCCTACGCTGATCGCCGTTCACCCGGAAAACGATCCCAAAGGTGAAGGCATGGCGATTGCTAAAGCCTGGGCAGCAGCGACCGGCGGCGACCGTGCGGGCGTGCTGGAATCTTCCTTCGTTGCGGAAGTGAAATCTGACCTGATGGGCGAGCAGACCATCCTGTGCGGTATGCTGCAGGCCGGTTCTCTGCTGTGCTTCGACAAGCTGGTGGCTGAAGGTCACGACGCGGCTTACACCGAAAAACTGATTCAGTTCGGCTGGGAAACCATCACCGAATCCCTGAAGTTCGGCGGCATTACGCTGATGATGGATCGCCTGTCTAACCCGGCGAAAATCCGTGCTTATGCGCTGTCTGAGCAGCTGAAAACCATCATGGCACCGCTGTTCCAGAAGCACATGGATGACATCATCTCTGGCGAATTCTCTTCAGGCATGATGGCTGACTGGGCTAACGACGACAAAAATCTGCTGACATGGCGTGAAGAGACCGGCGCAACCGCATTCGAAAATGCACCACAGTTTGATGGCAAAATCGAAGAGCAGGAATACTACGACAAAGGCGTCGTGATGGTTGCAATGGTGAAAGCAGGCGTTGAGCTGGCGTTCGAAACCATGGTTGACGCGGGCATCATTGAAGAGTCGGCTTACTACGAATCACTGCACGAGCTGCCGCTGATTGCTAACACCATCGCACGTAAGCGTCTGTATGAGATGAACGTGGTTATTTCCGATACCGCAGAATACGGTAACTACCTGTTCTCCTTCGCGGCAGTTCCACTGCTGAAAGAGTTCATGACCACGCTGCAGCCGGGGGATCTGGGCAAAGCGATCGAAGGTACGCAGGTTGATAACGCGCAGCTGCGTGACGTCAACGAAGCCGTTCGTCAGCATCCAATCGAATCTGTAGGCCGCAAACTGCGTGGCTACATGACCGATATGAAACGTATCGCTGTCGCTGGCTAA
- the ilvY gene encoding HTH-type transcriptional activator IlvY, which produces MDLRDLKLFLHLAESCHFGRTARAMHVSPSTLSRQIQRLEEDVGHTLFLRDNRTVTLTEAGERLRQFAQQTLLHYQQLRHVMDLNGPSLSGELRLFCSVTAAYSHLPPILDRFRAEHPQVEIKLTTGDAADAIEMVQSGDADLAIAGRPESLPASIDFTPLGLIPLVLIAPALPCPVRNQATQEQPDWAQIPFILPEQGPARRGIDLWFRRQRIPNPQIYATVSGHEAIVSMVALGCGIALLPDVVLENSPEPVRNRVLTLENVESVAPLELGVCVQKKRLGEPLINAFWHQL; this is translated from the coding sequence ATGGATTTACGAGACCTGAAACTCTTCCTTCATCTGGCTGAAAGCTGCCACTTTGGCCGCACCGCGCGTGCCATGCACGTCAGTCCTTCAACCCTATCGCGGCAGATTCAGCGCCTGGAAGAGGATGTCGGTCACACGCTGTTCCTGCGTGATAACCGCACCGTGACGCTGACCGAAGCCGGTGAGCGTTTGCGCCAGTTTGCGCAGCAGACGTTGCTGCACTATCAGCAACTGCGGCATGTGATGGATCTTAACGGCCCTTCACTGAGCGGCGAGCTGCGCCTGTTCTGCTCGGTGACCGCCGCTTACAGCCATTTGCCGCCGATTCTCGATCGCTTTCGCGCTGAACATCCGCAGGTAGAGATCAAACTTACTACCGGTGATGCCGCCGATGCGATTGAGATGGTGCAGTCCGGCGACGCCGATCTCGCCATTGCCGGTCGCCCAGAATCGCTGCCGGCCAGCATAGATTTTACGCCACTGGGCCTGATTCCGCTGGTGCTGATCGCCCCGGCGCTGCCTTGCCCGGTGCGCAATCAGGCGACGCAGGAGCAACCCGATTGGGCGCAAATTCCGTTTATCCTGCCGGAACAAGGACCTGCACGCCGCGGCATCGATTTATGGTTCCGCCGCCAGCGCATTCCCAATCCGCAGATTTATGCCACGGTTTCCGGTCATGAGGCGATTGTGTCAATGGTGGCGCTGGGATGTGGTATTGCGCTGCTGCCGGATGTGGTGCTGGAGAACAGCCCGGAACCGGTGCGCAATCGCGTGTTAACGCTGGAGAATGTGGAGTCTGTCGCACCGCTGGAACTCGGCGTTTGCGTACAAAAAAAGCGGCTCGGAGAGCCGCTTATCAATGCGTTCTGGCACCAGCTGTAA
- the ilvA gene encoding threonine ammonia-lyase, biosynthetic: MAESQPLSATPNGAEYLRAVLRSPVYEIAQVTPLQKMEKISSRLGNTILVKREDRQPVHSFKLRGAYAMIAGLNEEQKARGVVTASAGNHAQGVALSASTLGIKSLIVMPLATADIKVDAVRAFGGEAYLFGANFDEAKAKAIELAEQQGYTFVPPFDHPAVIAGQGTLAMELLQQDAHLDRVFVPVGGGGLAAGVAVLIKQLMPQIKVIAVESEDSACLKAALDAGEPVDLPRVGLFAEGVAVKRIGSETFRLCQQYLDDIITVDSDAICAAVKDLFEDVRAVAEPSGALALAGMKKYIQMHDIKGERLAHVLSGANVNFHGLRYVSERCELGEQREALLAVTIPEQQGSFLKFCQTIGGRSITEFNYRYADADNACIFVGVRLTRGLEERSEIISQLSEAGYNVVDLSDDEMAKLHVRYMVGGRPSKPLRERLFSFEFPEAPGALLKFLQTLGAHWNISLFHYRSHGTDYGRVLAAFEANDQEPDFETHLTALGYEWHDEASNPAFRFFLAGQ, translated from the coding sequence ATGGCTGAGTCTCAACCGCTCTCCGCGACGCCAAACGGCGCGGAGTATTTGCGCGCAGTGCTGCGTTCACCGGTGTATGAAATTGCTCAGGTGACGCCGCTGCAAAAAATGGAAAAAATTTCATCGCGTCTTGGCAACACCATTTTGGTGAAGCGTGAAGATCGTCAGCCGGTGCACAGCTTCAAGCTGCGCGGGGCTTACGCGATGATTGCCGGGCTGAACGAAGAGCAAAAAGCGCGCGGCGTGGTGACGGCTTCGGCCGGCAACCATGCGCAGGGCGTGGCACTCTCGGCCAGCACGCTTGGCATTAAATCACTGATTGTGATGCCGCTGGCCACGGCAGACATCAAGGTTGATGCAGTACGCGCATTTGGCGGTGAGGCTTATCTGTTTGGTGCCAACTTCGACGAGGCGAAAGCCAAAGCGATTGAGCTGGCGGAGCAGCAGGGTTACACCTTCGTACCTCCGTTTGACCATCCGGCGGTGATCGCCGGGCAGGGCACGCTGGCGATGGAGTTGCTGCAGCAGGATGCGCATCTCGATCGCGTCTTCGTGCCGGTCGGCGGTGGCGGTCTGGCGGCGGGCGTGGCGGTGCTGATCAAGCAGCTGATGCCGCAGATCAAAGTGATCGCCGTGGAGTCGGAAGATTCGGCCTGTCTCAAGGCGGCGCTGGATGCCGGAGAGCCGGTAGATTTGCCGCGCGTGGGCTTGTTTGCTGAAGGCGTGGCGGTCAAACGCATCGGCAGCGAAACCTTCCGCCTGTGTCAGCAGTATCTTGATGACATCATTACGGTGGATAGCGATGCGATTTGCGCAGCAGTGAAAGATCTGTTCGAAGATGTGCGCGCCGTGGCGGAACCTTCTGGCGCGCTGGCGCTGGCGGGCATGAAGAAGTACATCCAGATGCACGACATTAAAGGCGAGCGCCTGGCGCACGTGTTGTCGGGTGCCAACGTGAACTTCCACGGCTTGCGCTATGTCTCCGAGCGTTGTGAACTGGGCGAACAGCGTGAAGCGCTGCTGGCGGTCACCATTCCAGAGCAACAGGGCAGTTTCCTCAAATTCTGTCAGACCATCGGCGGACGCTCTATTACCGAGTTCAACTATCGCTACGCGGATGCGGATAACGCCTGCATTTTCGTCGGCGTGCGCTTGACGCGCGGGCTGGAGGAGCGCAGTGAGATCATCAGCCAGTTGAGCGAAGCCGGTTATAACGTGGTGGATCTGTCGGATGATGAAATGGCCAAGCTGCACGTGCGCTACATGGTGGGCGGACGTCCATCGAAGCCGCTGCGCGAACGTCTGTTTAGCTTTGAATTCCCGGAAGCACCGGGCGCGCTGCTGAAGTTCCTGCAGACGTTGGGTGCGCACTGGAATATCTCGCTGTTCCATTATCGCAGCCACGGCACCGATTATGGCCGCGTGCTGGCGGCATTTGAAGCCAACGATCAGGAACCGGATTTCGAAACCCATCTCACCGCGTTGGGTTATGAATGGCATGACGAAGCAAGCAATCCGGCGTTCCGTTTCTTCCTCGCCGGGCAGTGA
- the ilvD gene encoding dihydroxy-acid dehydratase has translation MPKYRSATTTHGRNMAGARALWRATGMTDDDFGKPIIAVVNSFTQFVPGHVHLRDLGKLVAEEIEAAGGVAKEFNTIAVDDGIAMGHGGMLYSLPSRELIADSVEYMVNAHCADAMVCISNCDKITPGMLMASLRLNIPVIFVSGGPMEAGKTKLSDQIIKLDLVDAMIQGANPNVSDADSDQIERSACPTCGSCSGMFTANSMNCLTEALGLSQPGNGSLLATHADRKELFINAGKRIVSLTKRYYEQDDVNMLPRNIATKAAFENAMTLDIAMGGSTNTVLHLLAAALEGEIDFNISDIDRLSRKVPQLCKVAPSTPKYHMEDVHRAGGVIAILGELDRAGLIDTSARNILQQSMRETLDQYDIMLTKDQAVKDMFRAGPAGIRTTKAFSQNCRWDTLDDDRTDGCIRTREHAYSQDGGLAVLYGNIAEDGCIVKTAGVDKEILTFKGPAKVYESQDDAVEAILGGKVVAGDVVVIRYEGPKGGPGMQEMLYPTTYLKSMGLGKSCALITDGRFSGGTSGLSIGHASPEAASGGTIALVKDGDMIEIDIPNRGIKLAVPDNELHARREEELARGDAAYTPHGRVREVSFALRAYASLATSADKGAVRDKSKLGG, from the coding sequence ATGCCTAAGTACCGTTCCGCCACCACCACCCATGGACGTAACATGGCCGGTGCCCGTGCCTTGTGGCGCGCGACAGGAATGACCGACGACGATTTCGGTAAGCCGATTATCGCCGTGGTCAACTCATTCACCCAATTCGTACCGGGCCACGTGCACCTGCGCGATCTTGGCAAACTGGTTGCTGAGGAAATCGAAGCAGCTGGCGGCGTGGCCAAAGAGTTCAACACCATTGCGGTGGATGACGGTATCGCCATGGGTCATGGCGGCATGCTGTATTCACTGCCTTCACGCGAGCTGATTGCCGATTCAGTGGAGTACATGGTCAACGCGCACTGCGCCGATGCCATGGTCTGTATCTCCAACTGCGACAAAATCACCCCAGGCATGCTGATGGCGTCACTGCGCCTCAACATTCCGGTGATCTTTGTGTCTGGCGGACCGATGGAAGCCGGGAAAACCAAACTGTCTGATCAAATCATCAAGCTGGATCTGGTTGATGCGATGATTCAGGGCGCCAACCCGAACGTCAGCGATGCCGACAGCGATCAGATCGAACGTTCTGCTTGTCCAACCTGCGGTTCCTGTTCCGGTATGTTCACCGCCAACTCGATGAACTGTCTGACCGAAGCGCTGGGCTTGTCGCAGCCGGGTAACGGTTCACTGCTGGCCACACACGCCGATCGTAAAGAGCTGTTCATCAATGCCGGTAAGCGCATCGTTAGCCTGACCAAACGCTACTACGAGCAGGATGACGTCAACATGCTGCCGCGTAACATCGCCACCAAAGCGGCGTTCGAGAATGCGATGACGCTGGATATCGCCATGGGCGGTTCCACCAACACCGTTCTGCACCTGCTGGCAGCGGCGCTGGAAGGCGAAATCGACTTCAACATCTCCGATATCGATCGCTTGTCTCGTAAAGTGCCGCAGCTGTGTAAAGTGGCGCCAAGTACGCCGAAATATCACATGGAAGATGTGCACCGTGCGGGTGGCGTTATCGCCATTCTCGGTGAGTTAGATCGCGCCGGTTTGATCGACACCAGCGCGCGCAATATCTTGCAGCAGAGCATGCGTGAAACCCTGGATCAGTACGACATCATGCTGACCAAAGATCAGGCGGTGAAGGATATGTTCCGCGCTGGTCCTGCTGGTATTCGTACCACCAAGGCGTTCTCGCAGAATTGCCGTTGGGACACGCTGGATGACGATCGTACCGATGGTTGTATTCGTACTCGCGAACACGCTTACTCGCAGGATGGCGGCTTAGCCGTGCTTTACGGCAACATCGCGGAAGATGGCTGCATCGTTAAAACTGCGGGTGTAGACAAAGAGATCCTCACCTTCAAAGGCCCGGCCAAAGTCTACGAAAGCCAGGATGATGCGGTTGAAGCAATTCTTGGCGGCAAAGTGGTGGCTGGCGATGTCGTAGTAATCCGCTACGAAGGACCAAAAGGCGGGCCGGGCATGCAGGAAATGCTCTATCCGACCACCTATCTGAAATCCATGGGCCTCGGCAAAAGCTGCGCACTGATCACCGATGGTCGCTTCTCTGGCGGTACGTCGGGCTTGTCGATTGGTCACGCCTCTCCGGAAGCGGCGAGCGGCGGCACCATCGCGCTGGTGAAAGATGGCGACATGATTGAAATCGATATCCCGAACCGTGGCATCAAGCTGGCGGTACCGGATAACGAACTGCACGCCCGTCGTGAAGAAGAGCTAGCGCGTGGCGATGCGGCCTATACCCCGCACGGCCGTGTGCGTGAAGTCTCCTTTGCCCTGCGCGCCTATGCATCACTGGCGACCAGCGCTGACAAAGGCGCGGTGCGCGATAAGTCTAAGCTGGGAGGCTAA
- a CDS encoding branched-chain amino acid transaminase, which translates to MSTKKADFIWFNGEMVKWEDAKVSVMSHALHYGTSVFEGVRCYDSHKGPVVFRHREHMKRLHESAKIYRFPIKASVDELMEACREVIRVNKLKSAYIRPLAFVGDVGLGVNPPDGYTTDVIIAAFPWGAYLGAEALENGIDAMVSSWNRVAPNTLPTAAKAGGNYLSSLLVGSEARRHGYQEGIALDTNGYISEGAGENLFEVKDGILFTPPFTSSALPGITRDAIIKLAQDMGIEVREQVLSRESLYLADEVFMSGTAAEITPVRSVDGIQVGEGKRGPVTGRIQKAFFGLFTGETEDKWGWLDPVNA; encoded by the coding sequence ATGAGTACGAAGAAAGCAGACTTTATTTGGTTCAATGGTGAGATGGTTAAGTGGGAAGACGCCAAGGTCAGCGTTATGTCTCACGCCCTGCACTACGGTACTTCTGTGTTTGAAGGCGTGCGTTGCTACGACTCACACAAAGGTCCAGTGGTGTTCCGCCACCGTGAGCATATGAAGCGTCTGCATGAATCCGCCAAAATTTACCGTTTCCCGATTAAAGCCAGCGTTGATGAGTTGATGGAAGCGTGCCGCGAAGTAATCCGCGTGAACAAATTGAAAAGCGCTTATATCCGTCCGCTGGCCTTCGTGGGTGACGTGGGTCTGGGTGTGAACCCGCCAGATGGCTACACCACCGATGTAATCATCGCTGCCTTCCCTTGGGGTGCTTACCTGGGCGCTGAAGCGCTGGAAAACGGTATCGACGCCATGGTTTCTTCTTGGAACCGCGTTGCACCAAACACCTTGCCAACCGCCGCGAAAGCGGGTGGTAACTATCTCTCCTCTCTGCTGGTAGGCAGCGAAGCGCGCCGCCACGGCTATCAGGAAGGTATCGCGCTCGACACCAACGGCTATATTTCAGAAGGTGCTGGCGAAAACTTGTTCGAAGTGAAAGATGGCATTCTGTTCACGCCGCCGTTCACCTCTTCAGCGCTGCCGGGCATCACCCGTGACGCCATCATCAAGCTGGCGCAAGACATGGGTATTGAAGTGCGTGAGCAGGTTCTGTCGCGCGAATCCCTGTATCTGGCCGACGAAGTCTTCATGTCAGGTACTGCAGCGGAGATCACTCCGGTGCGCAGCGTCGACGGCATTCAGGTCGGCGAAGGTAAACGTGGTCCGGTCACCGGTCGTATCCAGAAGGCATTCTTTGGCCTGTTCACTGGCGAGACGGAAGACAAGTGGGGCTGGTTGGATCCGGTTAACGCATAA
- the ilvM gene encoding acetolactate synthase 2 small subunit: MNQHQLSIEARFRPEILERILRVVRHRGFQVCAMNMATAVNAENINIEMTVASQRSVDLLSSQLSKLMDVACVEIQQQTTQQIRA; encoded by the coding sequence ATGAATCAGCATCAATTGTCTATCGAAGCCCGCTTTCGTCCTGAAATATTGGAGCGCATTTTGCGTGTCGTGCGTCACCGTGGTTTCCAGGTGTGTGCAATGAATATGGCCACCGCGGTCAATGCGGAAAACATTAATATCGAAATGACCGTTGCCAGCCAACGCTCAGTCGATTTACTGTCTTCGCAGTTAAGCAAACTTATGGATGTCGCTTGCGTCGAGATCCAACAACAGACAACACAACAAATCCGCGCATAG
- the ilvG gene encoding acetolactate synthase 2 catalytic subunit, with the protein MTGAQWVVQALRAQGVDTVFGYPGGAIMPVYDALYDGGVEHLLCRHEQGAVMAAIGYARATGKTGVCIATSGPGATNLITGLADAMMDSIPVVAITGQVSSAFIGTDAFQEIDVLGLSLACTKHSFLVESLDDLPSVMAEAFAIAQSGRPGPVLVDIPKDIQIANGELTPHLLPVEEEISHSAQHIAEARALMAQSHKPMLYIGGGVGMAQAVPALRAMAQETGIPMVSTLKGLGSADASSDLYLGMLGMHGTKAANLAVQSCDLLIAVGARFDDRVTGKLDTFAPHASVIHIDIDPAELNKLRRAHVSLQGDMNQVLPALSMPMHIDGWRKEVSAMKSEFDWRYDHPGEAIYAPLLLKQLSDRKADSAVVTTDVGQHQMWAAQHMRFTAPENFITSSGLGTMGFGLPAAIGAQVARPEDTVICVSGDGSIMMNIQELGTIKRGKLPVKILLLDNQRLGMVRQWQQLFFDGRYSETILTDNPDFLTLASAFDIPGQRISRKDQVDAALDALLNSEGPYFLHVSIDEHENVWPLVPPGASNANMMEKTA; encoded by the coding sequence TGGAACACCTACTGTGTCGTCATGAGCAAGGTGCGGTGATGGCTGCTATCGGTTATGCCCGCGCAACCGGCAAGACGGGCGTATGTATCGCCACTTCGGGGCCCGGCGCCACCAACCTGATCACCGGTTTGGCGGATGCGATGATGGATTCAATCCCGGTTGTGGCGATCACTGGCCAGGTATCATCGGCCTTCATCGGCACCGACGCCTTCCAGGAAATAGACGTTCTTGGTTTATCGTTAGCCTGCACCAAACACAGTTTCCTCGTTGAATCGCTTGATGATTTACCCTCGGTGATGGCAGAAGCTTTTGCCATCGCGCAATCGGGTCGGCCCGGCCCGGTACTGGTCGATATCCCGAAAGACATTCAGATCGCCAATGGTGAACTGACACCTCATCTGCTGCCAGTTGAGGAAGAAATCAGCCACTCCGCTCAGCACATTGCAGAGGCGCGCGCATTGATGGCGCAATCGCATAAGCCGATGCTGTATATCGGTGGCGGCGTGGGTATGGCGCAGGCGGTTCCAGCCTTACGTGCCATGGCGCAGGAAACCGGTATCCCGATGGTTTCTACGCTGAAAGGCCTCGGCAGCGCGGATGCCAGTAGCGATCTTTATCTCGGAATGCTGGGCATGCACGGCACCAAAGCGGCTAACCTCGCGGTACAATCCTGTGATTTGCTGATTGCGGTTGGCGCGCGTTTTGACGATCGCGTTACTGGCAAGCTGGACACCTTCGCACCGCACGCCAGCGTCATCCATATCGATATCGATCCTGCCGAGCTGAACAAACTGCGCCGTGCTCACGTTTCACTACAAGGCGATATGAATCAGGTGCTGCCGGCACTGAGCATGCCAATGCACATTGATGGCTGGCGCAAGGAAGTCAGCGCGATGAAAAGCGAGTTTGACTGGCGCTACGATCATCCAGGCGAAGCCATTTATGCGCCGTTGTTGCTGAAGCAGTTGTCTGACCGCAAAGCGGACAGCGCCGTGGTCACCACCGATGTAGGTCAACACCAGATGTGGGCCGCTCAGCACATGCGTTTCACCGCGCCAGAAAACTTCATCACCTCGAGCGGTCTCGGCACTATGGGCTTTGGCCTGCCGGCGGCGATTGGGGCGCAGGTAGCACGTCCGGAGGACACAGTGATCTGCGTGTCTGGCGATGGTTCTATCATGATGAACATTCAGGAGCTGGGCACCATCAAGCGCGGCAAGCTACCGGTGAAAATTCTGCTGCTGGATAACCAGCGTCTCGGCATGGTGCGCCAGTGGCAGCAACTGTTCTTTGATGGTCGCTACAGCGAAACCATTCTGACCGACAACCCCGATTTCCTCACGCTGGCCAGCGCGTTTGATATCCCAGGCCAGCGCATTAGCCGTAAAGATCAGGTCGACGCCGCCCTCGATGCTCTGCTGAACAGTGAAGGTCCTTACTTCCTGCATGTTTCGATAGATGAGCATGAAAACGTCTGGCCATTGGTACCGCCGGGTGCCAGCAACGCAAACATGATGGAGAAAACCGCATGA